A single genomic interval of Sander lucioperca isolate FBNREF2018 chromosome 9, SLUC_FBN_1.2, whole genome shotgun sequence harbors:
- the LOC116037285 gene encoding LOW QUALITY PROTEIN: glyoxal reductase-like (The sequence of the model RefSeq protein was modified relative to this genomic sequence to represent the inferred CDS: inserted 2 bases in 1 codon; substituted 1 base at 1 genomic stop codon), which yields MTFAPELSCTTIPLSNGLQIPLFGLGTSHNGGYSHEAIVYALTECGVRHIDTAKRYGCEKKLGDAITESGIPRSDLWVTNKLWHGDYGYKAAKKACLDSCSQMGVEYFDLYLMHWPXSSXPGCSNKEMRAETWRALEELYKEGLCCAIGVSNFLVHHLEELKEDCTVVPRIHQVEYHPFQQPNHLMEYCRQEGIVFEGYSPLAKGQVLSNPTVLQIAEKYSRTPAQICIRWSIQNGVVTIPKSTKKKRIQENCQVFGFQLEESDMAALGGLHDGRRVSWDPTNVE from the exons ATGACCTTCGCACCAGAGCTGAGTTGTACTACAATCCCACTCTCCAATGGTCTGCAGATTCCGTTATTTGGATTAG GCACATCACATAATGGCGGATACTCCCATGAAGCCATTGTGTATGCACTCACTGAGTGTGGCGTGCGCCACATTGACACAGCAAAGCGCTACGGCTGCGAGAAGAAACTGGGTGACGCTATCACAGAAAGTGGGATACCACGAAGTGATCTGTGGGTCACCAATAAACTGTGGCATGGGGACTATGGATACAAAGCTGCAAAGAAGGCGTGCCTTGACTCCTGCTCGCAGATGGGGGTGGAATATTTTG ATCTGTACCTGATGCACTGGCC GTCATCGTGACCTGGTTGCTCCAACAAGGAGATGAGAGCTGAGACTTGGAGAGCTTTGGAGGAACTGTATAAAGAAG GGCTGTGCTGTGCTATTGGAGTGAGCAACTTCCTGGTCCATCACCTGGAAGAGTTAAAGGAAGACTGTACTGTTGTGCCACG GATCCACCAGGTGGAGTACCATCCTTTCCAGCAGCCCAATCACCTGATGGAGTACTGTCGTCAGGAGGGAATTGTGTTTGAAGGGTACAGTCCTCTGGCCAAGGGTCAAGTCCTCAGCAACCCGACTGTTCTCCAGATAGCAGAAAAATACAGCCGCACACCTGCTCAGATCTGCATCCGCTGGAGTATTCAG AATGGAGTTGTTACAATCCCCAAATCTACGAAAAAGAAGAGGATTCAAGAAAACTGTCaa gTGTTTGGGTTTCAGCTGGAGGAGTCGGACATGGCCGCTTTGGGAGGATTACATGATGGAAGACGTGTGTCTTGGGATCCAACAAATGTGGAGTAA
- the extl2 gene encoding exostosin-like 2 isoform X2 — translation MSANKMRVPRCCMGLRRAYLVWPILLLLLVGAALTALLPPAEDQGGVGGLGVLKKNPTQDHHSDSIEEEQRFTIIIQTYNRTDILLKLLNHYQAAPHLQQIIIVWNNIGEQTPLKLWNSLGPHPVPLVFKEQTINNMRNRLQPFPEIDTDAVLMLDDDTLVSVPDISFAFSVWKQFPDQIVGFVPRKHVSTPGGVYSYGSFELQDPETAGGDKYSMVLVGAAFFHRRYLLLFQDQPQAVHALVDETQNCDDIAMNFAVALYLRKHSIGKVNKPSGVFVKPVDLRNLEKDARSGYQGMWHRPEHLLQRSYCMNRLTQIYGFMPLCFSNLMVSQFGFPSYANHKSRG, via the exons ATGAGTGCCAACAAAATGAG GGTCCCCCGATGCTGCATGGGGCTCCGGCGAGCCTATTTGGTTTGGCCAATCCTGCTGCTACTCCTGGTTGGTGCAGCCTTGACCGCTCTGCTGCCCCCTGCTGAGGACCAAGGAGGTGTTGGTGGCCTAGGAGTGCT AAAAAAGAATCCTACACAGGACCACCATAGTGACAGCatagaggaggagcagaggttCACCATCATCATCCAAACTTACAACCGCACAGACATTTTGCTCAAACTCCTAAACCATTACCAGGCAGCACCTCATCTTCAGCAGATTATCATAGTCTGGAACAATATTGGGGAGCAGACACCCCTAAAGTTATGGAACTCGTTGGGGCCTCATCCGGTCCCTCTGGTCTTCAAGGAGCAGACTATAAATAACATGCGCAACAGACTACAACCATTCCCTGAGATTGATACTGATG CTGTGCTGATGCTGGATGACGACACCCTGGTCAGTGTTCCTGACATCAGTTTTGCTTTTTCTGTCTGGAAG CAATTTCCAGACCAGATTGTTGGGTTCGTCCCACGCAAACATGTCTCAACACCAGGAGGAGTATACAGTTACGGCAGTTTTGAACTGCAGGACCCAGAAACAGCTGGAGGTGACAA GTACTCCATGGTGTTAGTTGGTGCTGCCTTCTTCCACCGCCGCTACCTGCTGCTCTTCCAGGACCAACCTCAAGCAGTGCATGCGCTGGTGGATGAAACACAGAATTGTGACGACATTGCCATGAACTTTGCTGTAGCGCTGTATTTGAGGAAACACTCTATAGGcaaggttaacaaaccctctgGGGTCTTTGTCAAACCTGTAGACCTCCGCAACCTGGAAAAGGACGCCAGGAGCGGGTACCAGGGTATGTGGCATCGTCCTGAACACCTTCTTCAGAGGTCCTACTGTATGAACAGGCTGACACAGATCTATGGCTTCATGCCACTCTGCTTCTCCAACCTGATGGTCTCCCAGTTTGGCTTCCCCAGCTACGCCAACCATAAGAGTAGAGGCTGA
- the extl2 gene encoding exostosin-like 2 isoform X1 yields MSANKMRVPRCCMGLRRAYLVWPILLLLLVGAALTALLPPAEDQGGVGGLGVLREHTVYVREVTSQKKNPTQDHHSDSIEEEQRFTIIIQTYNRTDILLKLLNHYQAAPHLQQIIIVWNNIGEQTPLKLWNSLGPHPVPLVFKEQTINNMRNRLQPFPEIDTDAVLMLDDDTLVSVPDISFAFSVWKQFPDQIVGFVPRKHVSTPGGVYSYGSFELQDPETAGGDKYSMVLVGAAFFHRRYLLLFQDQPQAVHALVDETQNCDDIAMNFAVALYLRKHSIGKVNKPSGVFVKPVDLRNLEKDARSGYQGMWHRPEHLLQRSYCMNRLTQIYGFMPLCFSNLMVSQFGFPSYANHKSRG; encoded by the exons ATGAGTGCCAACAAAATGAG GGTCCCCCGATGCTGCATGGGGCTCCGGCGAGCCTATTTGGTTTGGCCAATCCTGCTGCTACTCCTGGTTGGTGCAGCCTTGACCGCTCTGCTGCCCCCTGCTGAGGACCAAGGAGGTGTTGGTGGCCTAGGAGTGCTACGCGAGCATACAGTCTATGTACGCGAGGTAACATCACAAAAAAAGAATCCTACACAGGACCACCATAGTGACAGCatagaggaggagcagaggttCACCATCATCATCCAAACTTACAACCGCACAGACATTTTGCTCAAACTCCTAAACCATTACCAGGCAGCACCTCATCTTCAGCAGATTATCATAGTCTGGAACAATATTGGGGAGCAGACACCCCTAAAGTTATGGAACTCGTTGGGGCCTCATCCGGTCCCTCTGGTCTTCAAGGAGCAGACTATAAATAACATGCGCAACAGACTACAACCATTCCCTGAGATTGATACTGATG CTGTGCTGATGCTGGATGACGACACCCTGGTCAGTGTTCCTGACATCAGTTTTGCTTTTTCTGTCTGGAAG CAATTTCCAGACCAGATTGTTGGGTTCGTCCCACGCAAACATGTCTCAACACCAGGAGGAGTATACAGTTACGGCAGTTTTGAACTGCAGGACCCAGAAACAGCTGGAGGTGACAA GTACTCCATGGTGTTAGTTGGTGCTGCCTTCTTCCACCGCCGCTACCTGCTGCTCTTCCAGGACCAACCTCAAGCAGTGCATGCGCTGGTGGATGAAACACAGAATTGTGACGACATTGCCATGAACTTTGCTGTAGCGCTGTATTTGAGGAAACACTCTATAGGcaaggttaacaaaccctctgGGGTCTTTGTCAAACCTGTAGACCTCCGCAACCTGGAAAAGGACGCCAGGAGCGGGTACCAGGGTATGTGGCATCGTCCTGAACACCTTCTTCAGAGGTCCTACTGTATGAACAGGCTGACACAGATCTATGGCTTCATGCCACTCTGCTTCTCCAACCTGATGGTCTCCCAGTTTGGCTTCCCCAGCTACGCCAACCATAAGAGTAGAGGCTGA